A single region of the Sorghum bicolor cultivar BTx623 chromosome 9, Sorghum_bicolor_NCBIv3, whole genome shotgun sequence genome encodes:
- the LOC8058473 gene encoding uncharacterized protein LOC8058473, which yields MGCRSSRLDATDVSPAAALCRERRDLLRAAADHRAHLAAAHAAYFRALPRVADALARFASHHHAATPPAPGSPVLTLPPPSDHDDADDADEPKKQRGSGSATPHTDSGHSHIHFHSDDASESDPDSSADDPCAGPGGCGGGGHGAEIPPQTAPVLRPGVPLPNHGHGHGEPQERQIHDPGFVARPEMPWEYASYDPYASFPNTAFQNATFPSYYYMKASLTPANTVYQEPYGYGNFATSSSYMGYGYGYNNPMYGVSLPPDGDRPVEDRGREPAPAAPAAAPPPMPMPETTPWDFFNPFDSYEQELPQYKGKGYDSNGSFTSSPNSSEVRAREGIPELEEETELESMRESVKARKAVESTASNRIGNVDVSAKVKVSMEHKEVEIESVYSASVFESGDESVCSCDCDHANARTEGSVQVPAGDDQMKVRKVSSEDHSSIVVGEDARPPEFTGTRDVAEVVEEIKEQFKSVAACGDDVARILEVGRMRYRSRNRILRLIFSRMMGTFALLFSSISEPPVKSLEESAINPSKGNQNSSKRFDFPSDVELNTLSATMDRLYVWEKRLHKEIVEEEKLRITYDKEWKRLKELDASGAEPHKIDTTRASIRALLTKINISIRSAKVISRRIHILRDDELHPHLVTLIHGNWILSQKAYIETLNGWLVKWLPQEKEETPDGIAPFSPGRLGAPAVFITANDWCQAMKRIPEASVVDTMEAFAVNVHMLWERQDEEQQQKLKADYLSRDFAKRLKSLQEEHGLQGQFEADKAVLPIADNGRAVDNRMVALDTLHKRLDEQRARHDETVKQIREASAADLKAGLAPIFEALESFSVETLKGYENVRIPVEGVGG from the exons ATGGGGTGCCGGAGCTCGCGGCTGGACGCGACGGACGTGTCCCCGGCGGCCGCGCTGTGCCGGGAGCGTCGGGACCTGCTGCGGGCCGCCGCGGACCACCGCGCGCACCTCGCGGCCGCGCACGCCGCCTACTTCCGGGCGCTCCCGCGCGTCGCCGACGCGCTCGCGCGGTTCGCGAGCCACCACCACGCCGccacgccgccggcgccggggtCGCCCGTGCTcacgctgccgccgccgtccgaccacgacgacgccgacgacgccgaCGAGCCCAAGAAGCAGCGGGGCAGCGGCTCAGCGACACCGCATACCGACTCCGGCCACTCCCACATCCACTTCCACTCCGACGACGCCTCGGAATCCGATCCCGACTCCTCGGCCGACGACCCCTGCGCCGGCCCCGGAGGCTGTGGCGGCGGTGGCCACGGCGCCGAGATCCCGCCGCAGACGGCGCCTGTCCTTCGTCCTGGCGTTCCCTTGCCCAACCACGGCCACGGTCATGGCGAGCCCCAAGAACGCCAAATCCATGACCCTGGTTTTGTTGCCAGGCCGGAGATGCCGTGGGAGTACGCCTCCTACGATCCCTATGCTTCCTTTCCAAACACCGCATTCCAAAATGCCACATTTCCCAGCTACTACTACATGAAGGCCAGCTTGACGCCGGCGAACACGGTGTACCAAGAACCGTACGGCTACGGCAACTTCGCCACCAGTTCGTCCTACATGGGGTACGGCTACGGGTACAACAACCCAATGTACGGCGTCTCGTTGCCACCAGACGGGGATCGGCCGGTGGAGGATCGCGGCCGGGAACCGGCGCCGgcggctccggcggcggcgccgccgccaatGCCAATGCCTGAGACGACACCGTGGGACTTCTTTAACCCCTTCGATTCGTATGAGCAGGAACTTCCTCAGTATAAGGGCAAAGGTTACGACTCCAATGGGTCGTTCACCAGCAGTCCCAACTCAAGTGAGGTGAGGGCAAGGGAGGGGATCCCGGAGCTCGAGGAGGAGACGGAGCTGGAGTCTATGAGGGAGTCTGTGAAGGCAAGGAAGGCTGTAGAGAGCACGGCGTCGAACCGGATTGGCAATGTGGATGTCAGTGCCAAGGTAAAAGTGTCCATGGAGCATAAGGAAGTTGAGATCGAGAGTGTGTATAGTGCTTCGGTATTTGAGTCAGGGGACGAGAGTGTGTGCAGTTGCGATTGTGACCATGCCAATGCTAGAACAGAGGGGTCAGTGCAGGTGCCGGCAGGAGATGATCAAATGAAGGTGAGGAAGGTGAGCTCAGAGGATCACTCATCCATAGTAGTCGGAGAGGATGCACGGCCGCCAGAGTTCACTGGGACAAGAGATGTCGCCGAGGTTGTTGAGGAAATAAAGGAGCAATTCAAATCAGTGGCTGCCTGTGGGGATGATGTCGCAAGGATCCTTGAGGTGGGGAGGATGCGGTATCGATCACGGAATAGAATCTTAAGAT TGATATTCTCACGGATGATGGGGaccttcgctttgttattttctTCCATATCGGAGCCACCGGTGAAGAGCTTGGAAGAATCAGCTATAAATCCATCCAAAGGAAACCAGAATTCCAGTAAAAGATTCGATTTTCCCAGTGATGTTGAGCTTAATACTCTTTCGGCAACAATGGACAGGCTGTATGTGTGGGAGAAAAGACTTCATAAGGAAATTGTG GAGGAAGAAAAATTGAGGATTACATATGACAAAGAATGGAAGCGCTTGAAAGAGCTGGATGCTAGTGGTGCAGAGCCACATAAGATCGATACAACGCGGGCCTCAATTAGGGCACTGCTCACCAAAATCAACATTTCCATCAGATCAGCTAAAGTTATTTCTAGGAGGATCCACATACTACGAGATGATGAGCTACACCCACACCTTGTTACACTTATCCATGG GAACTGGATCTTATCCCAAAAAGCTTATATCGAAACCCTCAATGGTTGGCTAGTCAAATGGCTTCCTCAGGAAAAGGAGGAGACTCCGGATGGCATTGCACCCTTCTCTCCTGGTAGGCTTGGAGCTCCTGCTGTGTTCATTACAGCTAACGATTGGTGTCAAGCCATGAAAAGGATACCAGAAGCCAGCGTCGTAGATACAATGGAAGCTTTTGCTGTCAACGTACATATGTTATGGGAGCGGCAGGACGAAGAGCAGCAGCAGAAGCTGAAAGCTGACTACCTCTCTAGGGATTTCGCAAAGCGGCTCAAATCTCTTCAGGAGGAACATGGCTTGCAAGGGCAATTTGAAGCTGACAAGGCAGTGTTGCCCATTGCCGACAATGGCAGGGCAGTCGATAACCGCATGGTTGCATTGGATACACTGCACAAGAGATTGGATGAACAAAGAGCTCGGCACGACGAAACTGTGAAACAGATTCGAGAGGCCAGTGCAGCTGATCTGAAAGCAGGTCTGGCTCCGATATTTGAAGCACTGGAATCTTTCAGTGTGGAGACGCTGAAAGGTTATGAAAATGTCAGGATTCCAGTCGAAGGTGTTGGTGGTTGA
- the LOC8058472 gene encoding cytochrome b6-f complex iron-sulfur subunit, chloroplastic — protein sequence MATTAALSTAANPTHQLCRSRATLGKPVKGLGLGMGRERAQSITCQAASSIPADRVPDMEKRKLMNLLLLGAISLPTVGMVVPYGAFFVPAGSGGAGGGTYAKDKLGNDITVDEWLKTHGPNDRTLAQGLKGDPTYLVVEQDKTLATYGINAVCTHLGCVVPWNGAENKFICPCHGSQYNNQGKVVRGPAPLSLALVHADVDDGKVLFVPWVETDFRTGEDPWWKA from the exons ATGGCGACCACCGCGGCGCTCTCCACCGCCGCCAACCCCACCCACCAG CTCTGCCGGTCCCGCGCTACGCTGGGCAAGCCAGTGAAGGGGCTTGGCCTGGGGATGGGCCGGGAGCGCGCCCAGAGCATCACGTGCCAGGCGGCGAGCAGCATCCCCGCCGACCGCGTCCCCGACATGGAGAAGCGGAAGCTGatgaacctcctcctcctcggcgcCATCTCGCTGCCCACCGTCGGCATGGTCGTCCCCTACGGCGCCTTCTTCGTCCCCGCCGG ctccggcggcgccggcggcgggacCTACGCCAAGGACAAGCTGGGCAACGACATCACGGTGGATGAGTGGCTCAAGACGCACGGTCCCAACGACCGCACGCTGGCGCAGGGGCTCAAG GGTGACCCGACGTACCTGGTGGTGGAGCAGGACAAGACGCTGGCCACCTACGGGATCAACGCCGTGTGCACTCACCTCGGCTGCGTCGTGCCGTGGAACGGCGCCGAGAACAAGTTCATCTGCCCCTGCCATGGATCCCAGTACAACAACCAGGGCAAGGTGGTCCGTGGACCGGCGCCTCTG TCGCTGGCGCTGGTTCACGCCGACGTCGACGACGGCAAGGTCCTCTTCGTCCCGTGGGTGGAGACCGACTTCAGGACCGGCGAGGACCCGTGGTGGAAGGCATGA